A region from the Macaca mulatta isolate MMU2019108-1 chromosome 13, T2T-MMU8v2.0, whole genome shotgun sequence genome encodes:
- the IL36B gene encoding interleukin-36 beta encodes MNPQWQAAPKSYAIRDSRQMVWVLSGNSLIAAPLSNSVKPVILHLITCRDTEFSDKKKGNLVYLGIRGKDLCLFCEEIQGKPTLQLKEKNIMDLYMEKKAQKPFLFFHNKEGSSSVFQSVSYPGWFIATSSTSGQPIFLTQERGITNNTNFYLDSVE; translated from the exons ATGAACCCACAAT GGCAGGCAGCACCCAAATCCTATGCTATTCGTGATTCTCGACAGATGGTGTGGGTCCTGAGTGGAAATTCTTTAATAGCAGCTCCTCTTAGCAACAGTGTTAAGCCTG TCATTCTTCATTTAATAACCTGCAGAGACACAGAATTCAGTGATAAGAAAAAGGGTAATCTGGTTTACCTGGGAATCAGGGGAAAAGATCTCTGTCtcttctgtgaagaaattcaggGCAAACCTACTTTGCAGCTTAAG GAGAAAAACATCATGGACCTGTACATGGAGAAGAAAGCACAGAAgccctttctctttttccacaATAAAGAAGGCTCCAGTTCTGTCTTTCAGTCAGTCTCTTACCCTGGCTGGTTCATAGCCACCTCCTCCACATCAGGACAGCCCATCTTTCTCACCCAGGAGAGGGGCATAACTAACAACACTAACTTCTACTTAGATTCTGTGGAATAA